In the genome of Erinaceus europaeus chromosome 8, mEriEur2.1, whole genome shotgun sequence, one region contains:
- the ARMC10 gene encoding armadillo repeat-containing protein 10: MGGTRYARWVAAGLLLGAGACYGIYRLTRGQRRGDRGHRLRPTRSAEDLTNCSCDDVLNAEQLQKLLYLLQSAEDPIIIEKALVTVGNSAAFSVNQVIIRELGGIPIVGSKINHPNLSIKEKALNALNNLSVNVENQVKIKVYINQVSEDVFSDPLNSPVQMAGLRLLTNMTVTNDHQHMLNNYITDLFHVLLIGNGSTKVQVLKLLVNLSENPAMTEQLLSAQVDPSFLSLCDGHVAKEILLRVLTLFQNINNCLKAKKNRLALQSKFPEGSLFFLLYGEECAQKMEALVYHQDDEVKEKVTIIPKS, translated from the exons ATGGGCGGTACCCGGTACGCGAGGTGGGTGGCGGCGGGCCTGCTCCTCGGGGCCGGTGCCTGTTACGGCATTTACAGGCTGACGCGGGGCCAGAGGCGCGGCGACCGTGGGCACCGGCTGCGCCCCACGCGCTCGGCAG AAGACTTAACTAATTGTTCCTGTGATGATGTCCTCAATGCTGAGCAACTTCAGAAACTCCTTTATCTCCTTCAGTCAGCTGAGGATCCCATAATTATTGAAAAAGCTTTGGTCACTGTGGGTAACAGTGCAGCCTTTTCAGTTAACCAA gTTATTATTCGTGAGCTGGGTGGCATTCCAATTGTAGGAAGCAAAATCAACCATCCTAACCTTAGTATTAAAGAGAAAGCTTTAAATGCACTGAACAACCTAAGTGTTAATGTTGAAAATCAAGTCAAGATAAAG GTATACATCAATCAAGTCTCTGAAGATGTCTTCTCTGATCCCCTCAACTCCCCTGTGCAAATGGCTGGACTGAGACTGTTAACAAATATGACAGTTACCAATGACCACCAGCACATGCTTAACAATTACATTACAGACCTGTTCCATGTTTTGCTTATTGGAAATGGCAGCACCAAG GTGCAAGTTTTGAAATTGCTGGTGAATTTGTCTGAAAATCCAGCCATGACAGAACAACTGCTTAGTGCCCAA GTGGACCCATCATTCCTTTCCCTCTGTGATGGCCATGTAGCAAAGGAGATTCTTCTTCGAGTCCTTACACTATTTCAGAATATAAACAACTgcctcaaagcaaaaaaaaatcgcTTAGCTCTTCAGTCTAAGTTCCCTGAAGGATCACTGTTTTTTCTGTTATATGGAGAAGAATGTGCCCAGAAAATGGAAGCCTTAGTATATCATCAAGATGACGAGGTGAAAGAAAAGGTAACAATAATACCAAAATCCTAA